A part of Neodiprion pinetum isolate iyNeoPine1 chromosome 4, iyNeoPine1.2, whole genome shotgun sequence genomic DNA contains:
- the Cisd2 gene encoding CDGSH iron-sulfur domain-containing protein 2 homolog, with protein MDSVANLVKVSVPNYLAGLPIPSSIGGWFRLGVRDWLSLIPPTALMAGIGFMSYRAFCPHGRPSPSSHINPKIKKDSAKVVDSIDVEDITEKAVMCRCWRSENWPYCDGAHGRHNKETCDNVGPLVITKKN; from the exons ATGGATTCCGTGGCAAACCTCGTTAAGGTTTCAGTTCCAAATTATTTGGCTGGATTACCGATTCCATCGTCGATCGGAGGATGGTTTCGACTGGGAG TTCGCGACTGGTTATCACTGATACCGCCAACTGCCCTGATGGCCGGAATCGGTTTCATGTCATACAGGGCGTTTTGCCCTCATGGAAGGCCATCG CCCTCCAGTCACATAAATCCTAAGATAAAGAAGGACTCCGCCAAGGTTGTCGACTCCATCGATGTAGAAGATATTACTGAAAAAGCTGTTATGTGCCGCTGCTGGCGGAGTGAGAAT TGGCCGTACTGCGACGGCGCTCACGGACGGCACAATAAGGAAACCTGTGACAATGTAGGACCTCTTGTTATCACAAAGAAGAATTAG